A window of Metabacillus sp. B2-18 contains these coding sequences:
- a CDS encoding NfeD family protein, translated as MRKRFFLFLIVFAFILSIYQGFTSIISAESNEKVYIIPVEETVEKGLSQYIKRTVSDAQSQKVDHIILEIDTLGGAVDGAMEIADTLRSSEIPITAYINRRAISAGAYIALNANQIYMAPGSQMGSAAIITGDGNAADDKAQSLWLSEMRESAERNGRDPKYALAMADKDVDIPEYGAGKGDLLTLETKQALEVGYSEGTAIDRDDLLKQLGYNNAVEIVAEESFAEKVARFLTNPVVVPILLSIGSLGLVVELYSPGFGVPGSMGLAALLLFFYGHLVAGLAGMESIILFILGIIFIIAEFFVPGGILGIVGFVSIITSLYVASGDFVHMTISLLISFAVSITASILLVKVFGKRMNIFKKLILRDSTNTESGYVSNVSRAELVGAEGVALTTLRPSGTAIISDERLDVVTEGGYITKGNKVKVVKVEGSRIVVREL; from the coding sequence GTGAGAAAAAGGTTTTTTCTTTTCTTGATTGTCTTCGCTTTTATATTAAGTATTTATCAAGGTTTTACTTCTATTATTAGTGCAGAATCAAATGAAAAGGTTTATATTATTCCTGTTGAAGAAACGGTTGAAAAAGGTTTATCGCAATATATTAAAAGAACCGTATCCGATGCACAGTCTCAAAAAGTTGATCACATTATTTTAGAGATTGATACACTTGGAGGGGCTGTTGATGGGGCTATGGAAATAGCTGATACTCTTCGTTCAAGTGAGATCCCGATTACTGCTTATATTAATAGAAGAGCAATCTCTGCAGGCGCCTATATTGCTCTTAATGCAAATCAAATATACATGGCACCAGGCAGTCAAATGGGCTCAGCTGCTATTATCACAGGTGATGGAAATGCGGCAGATGATAAAGCTCAGTCTTTATGGTTATCCGAAATGAGAGAGTCAGCAGAACGTAATGGTCGTGATCCAAAATATGCGCTGGCAATGGCTGATAAAGATGTAGATATTCCTGAATACGGAGCGGGTAAAGGTGATTTGCTAACTTTAGAGACAAAACAAGCACTCGAAGTTGGATATTCAGAAGGAACGGCTATTGATCGAGATGATCTACTAAAACAATTAGGTTATAATAATGCCGTGGAGATTGTAGCTGAAGAAAGCTTTGCTGAGAAAGTTGCAAGGTTTCTGACGAATCCGGTTGTTGTTCCAATTCTACTTTCAATAGGAAGTCTTGGGTTGGTTGTGGAGCTTTATTCACCTGGTTTTGGTGTTCCAGGAAGTATGGGACTTGCAGCACTTCTTTTATTCTTTTATGGTCACTTAGTAGCGGGATTAGCTGGCATGGAATCCATTATTCTATTTATTCTTGGGATTATCTTTATAATAGCCGAGTTTTTTGTCCCAGGAGGTATATTGGGAATAGTAGGATTTGTTAGCATTATCACTAGCCTATATGTAGCTTCAGGTGATTTTGTGCACATGACAATATCTCTTTTGATTTCCTTTGCTGTTTCAATAACAGCATCTATCCTATTAGTAAAGGTGTTTGGAAAGCGTATGAATATATTTAAAAAGTTAATTTTGCGTGATTCAACAAATACCGAAAGTGGCTATGTATCCAATGTATCTAGAGCTGAATTAGTTGGTGCTGAAGGAGTAGCGCTAACAACTTTAAGGCCGTCAGGGACAGCTATTATTAGTGATGAACGCCTTGATGTAGTGACAGAAGGCGGATATATTACAAAAGGAAATAAGGTAAAAGTAGTAAAAGTAGAAGGCTCACGTATTGTTGTGAGAGAATTATAA
- the rpsU gene encoding 30S ribosomal protein S21: MSKTVVRKNESLEDALRRFKRTVSKSGTIQEARKREFYEKPSVKRKKKSEAARKRKF; this comes from the coding sequence ATGTCAAAAACGGTCGTTCGTAAAAACGAGTCGCTTGAAGATGCTCTTCGTCGTTTCAAACGTACTGTATCAAAAAGTGGTACAATACAAGAAGCAAGAAAGCGCGAATTCTATGAAAAGCCTAGCGTAAAGCGTAAGAAAAAGTCTGAAGCAGCTAGAAAGCGCAAATTCTAA
- a CDS encoding HD family phosphohydrolase, with product MKKKNANSKENKRTNKVVDKLNSYKFLHIFLYSILAVILFVALYSNVKPETLDIELFTVSDQTIYAPTTVEDKVETERKQQEAYDSVEDQYVLKKEISEKQVDLVSSIFDTVIEVRKEEEKGNEEGASTTTSNEKVEKIRGKLTESINKKIPANTFVSLVETSEDELELAKDAVVTAVNNIMSKEIPIVQLTEAKKQVEDELQYTSLRPEVSESATTLARFAITPNYVFDLEATEEQRQLAVDSVKEAQIKQGQILVEEDELINREVYRKLGLVGLLDDHQSFKPFLGLGLFILLILAAVVYFFEKKDSPISRKNNSLLLYCLIFAITILLMKIVSLFQKIDYTHIGYIVPVAMGVMLVKLLLNERLAILTSMIFAVCGSVIFNEGITGNFNFSIGIYYLFGCLAGVLFLGEHNLRSKILQAGLFVAGINVLALTAIMLIRNGGYSNMEISSYFVMACASGLVSSVLTIGFMPFFETGFGILSTMKLIELANPNHPLLRKILTETPGTYHHSVMVANLSESACEAIGANGLLARVAAYYHDIGKTKRPQYFIENQMNIENPHNKLSAQLSKNIIISHVTDGVEMLRKHKMPKEFVDIAEQHHGTTLLKYFYHQAKQTNDSIYEEEFRYPGPKPQTKEIAIISIADSVEAAVRSMSNPTPEKIEKLVRSIISDRLQDNQLDECDITLKELDIIAKSFCESLKGIFHSRIEYPELTKKQKVKKE from the coding sequence ATGAAGAAAAAAAATGCCAATTCAAAGGAAAATAAAAGAACGAACAAAGTGGTAGATAAGTTAAATAGTTACAAGTTTCTACATATTTTTTTGTACAGCATATTAGCCGTTATCTTATTTGTTGCTCTGTATAGTAATGTAAAGCCCGAAACGCTGGATATTGAGCTCTTTACTGTTTCAGACCAGACAATTTATGCTCCTACAACGGTGGAAGATAAAGTTGAGACAGAAAGAAAACAACAGGAAGCATATGATTCAGTAGAGGATCAGTATGTTTTAAAAAAGGAAATCTCAGAAAAGCAAGTAGATCTTGTTTCGTCTATCTTTGACACTGTAATAGAAGTTAGAAAAGAAGAAGAAAAAGGCAATGAAGAGGGTGCTTCAACTACAACGTCAAATGAGAAAGTTGAGAAAATTAGAGGGAAATTAACAGAATCGATTAACAAGAAAATTCCGGCTAACACATTTGTATCATTAGTTGAAACATCTGAAGATGAACTTGAGTTAGCGAAAGATGCTGTTGTAACAGCTGTGAATAATATAATGAGCAAAGAAATACCTATTGTTCAATTAACAGAAGCAAAAAAGCAGGTCGAGGATGAGCTCCAATATACATCGTTGCGACCAGAAGTTTCTGAATCAGCCACAACTCTTGCTAGATTTGCAATCACGCCAAACTATGTGTTTGACCTTGAAGCAACAGAAGAACAAAGACAGTTAGCTGTAGATAGTGTAAAAGAAGCGCAAATAAAACAAGGGCAAATTTTAGTAGAAGAAGATGAACTCATTAACCGTGAAGTTTATCGAAAACTTGGCCTTGTTGGTTTATTAGATGATCATCAATCTTTTAAACCATTTTTGGGACTCGGTTTATTTATTCTACTAATTTTGGCTGCGGTTGTTTATTTTTTCGAAAAGAAAGACAGTCCGATTTCAAGAAAAAACAATTCTTTGTTATTATATTGTTTAATCTTTGCTATTACGATTTTATTAATGAAAATTGTCAGCTTATTTCAAAAGATTGATTATACACATATTGGTTATATCGTTCCGGTTGCAATGGGAGTGATGCTGGTTAAATTATTATTAAATGAACGATTAGCCATTTTAACTAGTATGATCTTTGCTGTTTGTGGAAGTGTTATATTTAATGAAGGAATAACAGGCAATTTTAACTTTTCTATCGGAATTTATTATCTTTTTGGCTGTCTTGCAGGGGTGTTGTTTTTAGGTGAACATAACCTGCGTTCAAAAATCTTACAGGCAGGTTTATTTGTTGCTGGAATCAATGTGCTAGCTCTTACAGCCATTATGCTTATTCGTAATGGTGGATATTCTAATATGGAAATATCCTCGTATTTTGTAATGGCATGTGCGTCAGGTCTTGTGTCTTCGGTATTGACGATAGGTTTTATGCCATTTTTTGAAACAGGTTTTGGCATACTATCAACGATGAAGCTAATTGAGTTGGCCAATCCTAATCACCCTTTACTAAGGAAAATTTTAACGGAGACCCCAGGAACATATCATCATAGTGTTATGGTTGCTAATTTATCAGAATCTGCTTGTGAAGCTATTGGTGCAAATGGACTTCTTGCAAGGGTGGCTGCTTATTATCATGATATTGGAAAAACAAAACGTCCACAGTATTTTATTGAAAATCAGATGAATATTGAAAATCCACATAATAAGCTATCTGCACAACTTAGTAAAAATATCATCATTTCCCATGTTACAGATGGCGTGGAAATGTTAAGAAAGCATAAAATGCCAAAGGAATTTGTTGACATAGCTGAACAGCACCATGGGACAACACTTTTAAAGTATTTTTATCATCAGGCTAAGCAAACGAATGATTCCATCTATGAGGAGGAGTTCCGTTACCCAGGTCCAAAGCCACAAACAAAAGAAATTGCGATTATCTCGATTGCGGATAGTGTAGAAGCTGCAGTACGCTCTATGTCAAACCCTACTCCTGAAAAGATTGAAAAGCTGGTCAGGTCAATAATTTCTGATCGATTACAAGATAATCAGTTAGATGAATGTGATATAACATTAAAGGAACTGGATATTATTGCTAAGTCTTTTTGTGAGTCATTAAAAGGAATTTTCCATTCTAGAATTGAGTACCCTGAACTAACAAAAAAACAGAAGGTGAAGAAAGAATGA
- the ybeY gene encoding rRNA maturation RNase YbeY, protein MRLSIDSHDETNELTEKEIHTVEELLQFAAEQEGITEGAEISVTFVTNERIQEVNREYRDKDQPTDVISFALEEMGEGEVEIVGIDQPRMLGDIIISIPRAKEQAQEYGHSFMRELGFLAVHGFLHLLGYDHMTEADEKEMFTKQKDILNQYGLKRSETI, encoded by the coding sequence ATGAGATTATCTATCGATAGTCATGATGAAACAAATGAATTAACTGAAAAGGAAATACATACAGTTGAAGAACTCCTGCAGTTTGCTGCTGAACAAGAAGGTATAACAGAAGGTGCTGAGATCTCAGTCACATTCGTTACAAATGAACGTATACAAGAAGTAAACCGGGAATATCGAGACAAAGATCAACCTACAGATGTTATTTCATTTGCTTTAGAAGAGATGGGAGAAGGCGAGGTTGAAATTGTAGGTATAGATCAGCCTAGAATGCTTGGAGATATCATTATATCGATTCCTCGTGCCAAAGAACAGGCTCAGGAATATGGTCATTCATTTATGAGGGAGCTGGGGTTTTTAGCCGTACATGGTTTTCTTCATCTTTTAGGTTATGATCATATGACAGAAGCTGATGAAAAAGAGATGTTTACTAAACAAAAGGATATTTTAAATCAATATGGACTTAAAAGATCCGAAACTATCTGA
- a CDS encoding PhoH family protein: MPEELVTMNQQVENPNEAIALFGNHDLHLKRIEEGLNVSIVTRGEGVYVSGSAENVKLVDELLKSLLLIIRKGINISERDIIYAINMAKEQKLDQLENLYMQEIGKTAKGKSIRVKTLGQRQYISAIQKKDLVFGIGPAGTGKTYLAVVMAVNALKLGSVKRIILTRPAVEAGESLGFLPGDLKEKVDPYLRPLYDALHDVLGMEHTQRLIERGTIEIAPLAYMRGRTLDDAFVILDEAQNTTPEQMKMFLTRLGFGSKMVITGDITQVDLPKGVKSGLATAKDILTNVSGLSFVILEQSDVVRHPLVAKIISAYDENSK; this comes from the coding sequence ATGCCAGAAGAATTAGTGACAATGAATCAACAAGTAGAAAATCCAAACGAAGCAATTGCTCTATTTGGTAACCATGATCTTCACTTAAAACGAATCGAAGAAGGTTTAAATGTTTCGATTGTAACAAGAGGAGAAGGAGTTTATGTTTCAGGAAGTGCGGAGAATGTTAAACTCGTCGATGAACTTCTTAAATCACTGCTTCTCATTATTAGAAAAGGTATTAACATAAGTGAAAGAGACATTATTTATGCCATTAATATGGCGAAAGAACAAAAGTTAGATCAGCTGGAAAATCTTTATATGCAGGAAATTGGAAAAACGGCTAAAGGAAAGTCTATACGCGTAAAAACCTTAGGTCAGCGTCAATATATTTCTGCTATTCAAAAAAAGGATTTAGTTTTTGGAATTGGCCCTGCAGGAACGGGAAAAACGTATCTAGCTGTAGTAATGGCCGTTAATGCATTAAAACTTGGCTCTGTTAAACGCATTATTTTAACAAGACCAGCTGTGGAAGCCGGAGAAAGTTTAGGATTTCTACCGGGAGACTTAAAGGAAAAAGTTGATCCTTATTTAAGACCATTATATGATGCTCTTCATGATGTATTGGGAATGGAGCATACCCAAAGGCTGATTGAGCGTGGGACAATTGAAATTGCACCCTTGGCATATATGAGAGGTAGAACATTGGATGATGCTTTCGTCATTTTAGACGAAGCACAGAACACTACGCCAGAGCAAATGAAAATGTTCCTAACAAGACTGGGATTTGGCTCCAAAATGGTTATAACTGGTGATATTACTCAAGTGGACCTTCCAAAAGGAGTCAAATCAGGCTTGGCTACCGCAAAAGATATTCTCACAAATGTTAGTGGATTATCATTTGTGATTCTTGAGCAGTCAGACGTTGTTCGACATCCACTTGTAGCTAAAATTATCTCGGCATATGATGAAAATTCAAAATAA
- a CDS encoding GatB/YqeY domain-containing protein: MSLLDHLNQDMKQAMKNKEKEKLVVIRMVKAALQNEAIKLGNNELSAEEELTVLSRELKQRKDSLQEFKNADRLDLVEKTQAEIDVLVNYMPEQLSEEEVAEIVKQTISEVNATSKADMGKVMGALMPKVKGKADGSLVNKLVQQQLS; the protein is encoded by the coding sequence ATGAGTCTTCTTGATCATTTGAATCAAGATATGAAACAAGCGATGAAAAACAAGGAAAAAGAAAAATTAGTTGTCATTCGTATGGTCAAAGCTGCTTTACAAAATGAAGCGATAAAGCTTGGCAATAATGAATTGTCTGCTGAAGAAGAATTGACGGTTCTTTCTCGCGAATTAAAACAACGTAAAGACTCCCTCCAGGAATTCAAAAATGCTGATCGTTTGGACTTAGTTGAAAAAACACAAGCAGAGATTGATGTACTGGTCAATTATATGCCTGAGCAGCTTTCCGAAGAAGAAGTTGCAGAAATTGTTAAGCAAACAATTTCTGAGGTAAATGCTACTTCTAAAGCCGATATGGGGAAAGTCATGGGAGCACTTATGCCCAAAGTAAAAGGTAAAGCAGACGGAAGTCTTGTTAACAAGCTTGTGCAACAACAACTATCATAA
- the yqfC gene encoding sporulation protein YqfC yields the protein MAKKWRQQLTRWITNNIELPPDVMMDLPRITMVGQLHIYIENHRGLLTFTDTELRLLLKQGQLLIKGEAFVIKTILPEEILLEGKISQVSYLDES from the coding sequence ATGGCAAAAAAATGGCGCCAGCAATTAACGAGATGGATAACAAATAACATTGAACTCCCGCCGGATGTCATGATGGATCTTCCTAGAATTACGATGGTCGGACAGCTGCATATTTACATAGAGAATCATCGAGGACTCCTTACATTTACTGATACTGAGCTTCGCCTATTACTAAAGCAAGGTCAGCTTTTAATTAAAGGTGAAGCCTTTGTCATAAAAACAATACTTCCGGAAGAAATTTTATTAGAAGGTAAGATAAGCCAAGTTTCATACCTTGATGAGTCTTAA
- the floA gene encoding flotillin-like protein FloA (flotillin-like protein involved in membrane lipid rafts), translating into MDASAILLIGLIILGLIVLGVFFTFVPIALWISALAAGVRISIFTLIGMRLRRVIPSRVVNPLIKAYKAGLDVTTNQLESHYLAGGNVDRVVNALIAAERANIELTFERCAAIDLAGRDVLEAVQMSVNPKVIETPFIAGVAMDGIEVKAKARITVRANIERLVGGAGEDTIIARVGEGIVSTIGSSDNHKKVLENPDLISQTVLGKGLDSGTAFEILSIDIADVDIGKNIGAELQTEQAEADKKIAQAKAEERRAMAVAQEQEMLARVQEMKAKVVEAEAKVPLAMSEALRSGNIGVMDYMNIKNISADTDMRDSIGKTNKDHNDSDQY; encoded by the coding sequence ATGGATGCTTCTGCAATCTTATTAATTGGACTTATCATATTGGGGCTAATCGTTTTAGGTGTTTTCTTTACATTTGTACCGATTGCCCTATGGATTTCTGCCTTAGCAGCTGGTGTAAGGATAAGTATTTTTACGCTAATCGGAATGAGGTTACGTCGTGTCATTCCAAGTAGAGTTGTTAACCCATTGATCAAAGCATATAAAGCAGGTCTTGATGTGACAACTAACCAACTAGAAAGCCACTATTTAGCAGGTGGTAATGTTGACCGAGTTGTTAATGCTTTAATTGCCGCAGAACGTGCAAACATCGAATTAACTTTTGAACGATGTGCTGCAATCGATCTAGCCGGTCGTGACGTACTAGAAGCTGTACAAATGAGTGTAAACCCAAAAGTGATTGAAACACCGTTTATTGCTGGTGTTGCGATGGATGGTATTGAAGTAAAAGCTAAAGCTAGAATCACTGTTAGAGCAAATATTGAACGACTTGTCGGTGGTGCTGGTGAAGACACGATTATTGCCCGTGTTGGTGAAGGGATTGTAAGTACAATTGGTTCATCAGATAATCACAAGAAAGTACTTGAAAACCCTGATTTGATTTCCCAAACTGTTTTAGGAAAAGGACTTGACTCAGGTACAGCCTTTGAAATTCTCTCGATTGATATTGCGGATGTTGATATCGGTAAAAATATTGGTGCAGAATTACAAACAGAGCAAGCTGAAGCAGATAAAAAGATTGCTCAGGCAAAGGCAGAAGAACGAAGAGCAATGGCTGTTGCACAAGAACAAGAAATGCTTGCACGTGTTCAGGAAATGAAAGCTAAGGTTGTGGAAGCAGAAGCGAAAGTTCCGCTAGCTATGTCTGAGGCTCTTCGTTCAGGTAATATTGGTGTTATGGATTATATGAATATTAAAAATATATCCGCAGATACAGACATGAGAGATTCAATTGGAAAAACAAATAAAGATCATAATGATTCAGATCAATACTAA
- the mtaB gene encoding tRNA (N(6)-L-threonylcarbamoyladenosine(37)-C(2))-methylthiotransferase MtaB, translating to MPTVAFHTLGCKVNHYETEAIWQLFKEAGYERTDYERVADVYVINTCTVTNTGDKKSRQVIRRAIRKNPDGVICVTGCYAQTSPAEIMAIPGVDIVVGTQDRVKMLEYIEQYKEERKPINSVRNIMKTRVYEELDVPSFTDRTRASLKIQEGCNNFCTFCIIPWARGLMRSRDPKEVVAQAQQLVDAGYKEIVLTGIHTGGYGEDLKDYNLAMLLKDLDEQVEGLKRIRISSIEASQISDEVIEVLQNSDKVVRHLHIPIQSGSDTVLKRMRRKYTMEFFAERIERLKEALPGLAITSDVIVGFPGETEEEFMETYNFIKKHKFSELHVFPYSKRTGTPAARMEDQVDEDVKNERVHRLIELSNQLAKEYASQFENEVLEVIPEERYKEETNENLYVGYTDNYLKVVFPANEEMVGKIVKVKITKAGYPYNEGQFVRVMEETVKVEEEVRLTS from the coding sequence ATGCCTACAGTTGCATTTCATACATTAGGTTGTAAAGTAAATCATTATGAAACAGAAGCGATATGGCAGCTCTTTAAAGAAGCTGGCTATGAACGCACTGACTATGAACGTGTTGCGGACGTGTATGTTATTAATACATGTACAGTTACCAACACTGGTGATAAAAAAAGTCGTCAAGTTATTCGTCGTGCCATTCGAAAAAATCCGGATGGTGTTATTTGTGTAACAGGTTGTTATGCGCAAACTTCTCCGGCAGAAATCATGGCGATTCCGGGTGTTGATATTGTTGTTGGAACTCAAGATCGTGTAAAAATGTTAGAGTATATTGAGCAATACAAAGAAGAAAGAAAACCAATTAACAGCGTTAGAAACATTATGAAAACGCGTGTTTATGAAGAACTTGATGTTCCTTCATTCACAGACCGTACAAGAGCTTCATTAAAAATTCAAGAAGGCTGCAATAATTTCTGTACTTTTTGTATTATTCCTTGGGCTCGTGGTTTAATGCGTTCTCGTGACCCTAAAGAGGTAGTTGCGCAAGCTCAACAGCTCGTAGATGCGGGTTATAAAGAAATCGTTCTAACAGGTATTCACACAGGTGGATATGGTGAGGACTTAAAGGACTATAACTTAGCTATGCTTTTAAAAGATTTAGATGAGCAAGTGGAAGGCTTAAAGCGTATCCGTATCTCTTCAATTGAAGCAAGTCAAATTTCTGACGAAGTAATTGAAGTGCTTCAAAACTCAGATAAAGTGGTTCGTCATCTGCACATTCCAATTCAATCAGGCTCAGATACTGTTTTGAAACGTATGCGTAGAAAGTATACGATGGAATTTTTTGCAGAGCGTATTGAGCGTTTAAAAGAAGCATTACCTGGCTTAGCGATTACATCTGACGTTATCGTTGGTTTCCCAGGTGAAACGGAAGAAGAGTTCATGGAAACGTATAATTTTATTAAAAAACATAAGTTTTCAGAGCTACATGTGTTCCCTTATTCTAAACGAACAGGTACGCCTGCTGCACGTATGGAAGATCAAGTGGATGAGGATGTAAAAAACGAACGTGTTCATCGCCTAATTGAACTTTCAAATCAATTAGCAAAAGAATATGCATCACAATTCGAGAATGAAGTATTAGAAGTAATTCCTGAAGAAAGATACAAAGAAGAAACAAACGAAAACTTGTATGTTGGATATACAGACAATTATCTAAAAGTTGTTTTCCCAGCAAATGAGGAAATGGTCGGAAAAATCGTGAAGGTGAAAATCACAAAAGCCGGCTACCCATACAATGAGGGTCAGTTTGTAAGAGTGATGGAAGAGACTGTTAAGGTAGAAGAAGAAGTTCGTTTAACTTCATGA
- a CDS encoding diacylglycerol kinase: protein MDLKDPKLSEWKRFFKSFIYAWSGITQTFKSERNFQIHVSISFIMLIVGMILGFTTFEWVLLLFLLGGMLSLELINTALEHVVDLITPDYHPLAKAAKDAAAGAVLVYAFLSVIIGVIIIWSHLKLFL, encoded by the coding sequence ATGGACTTAAAAGATCCGAAACTATCTGAATGGAAGCGTTTTTTTAAAAGCTTTATATATGCCTGGTCCGGTATTACTCAAACCTTTAAATCCGAGAGGAATTTTCAAATCCATGTTTCTATCTCCTTCATCATGCTGATAGTGGGAATGATTCTTGGGTTTACAACATTTGAATGGGTCCTTCTCTTGTTTTTGCTCGGTGGTATGCTTTCGTTAGAATTGATCAATACCGCTTTAGAGCATGTTGTAGATTTAATTACACCAGATTATCATCCGCTTGCAAAAGCAGCAAAAGATGCTGCGGCTGGAGCGGTTTTGGTATATGCGTTTCTTTCGGTTATAATTGGTGTAATTATTATATGGAGTCATCTTAAATTATTTTTATAG
- the yqfD gene encoding sporulation protein YqfD: MKNQWTSYLFGVVKVSISGRGTERFLNDCIRNNIVVWNVKRYESESLSFFIRLQDVHALRAVVKKNECKCRFEKRLGFPFFVKKSWKNNGFVLGLLAFLLVIFVLSNMIWGIKVEGASPETEHLIKKELSSIGVKTGKFQFLVENPDDIQKTLTDNIQQITWVGVELTGTTYHLKVVEKNQPEEEELVSPRHIVAQKEAVIKKMFVEQGQPLTTLNEHVSKGQVLVSGLIGKEDEQKKVAAKAEIFGETWYKSSITIPLKTTFDVLTGEAKVKHYLQFGSFRIPIWGFGASKFESFEVEDDVYHVKFLKFTLPIAYVNETYREKEQIKREYSIEQAKEAALDRGRKDIEDKLDEEEKVIGEKVLHQSNENGKVKLTVLYQAIENIVKTTPIVQGD, from the coding sequence ATGAAGAATCAATGGACGAGTTATTTGTTTGGTGTAGTGAAAGTGAGTATTAGTGGAAGAGGTACAGAGCGGTTTTTAAACGATTGTATCCGAAACAATATTGTGGTGTGGAATGTTAAACGATATGAGTCAGAAAGTTTAAGTTTTTTTATACGCCTTCAAGATGTACATGCTTTACGAGCTGTTGTAAAGAAAAATGAATGTAAATGTAGGTTTGAAAAGAGGCTGGGCTTTCCTTTTTTCGTTAAAAAGTCATGGAAAAATAATGGTTTTGTTTTAGGATTACTTGCATTTTTACTGGTCATTTTTGTTTTATCTAATATGATTTGGGGAATAAAGGTCGAAGGTGCATCACCTGAAACAGAACACTTAATAAAAAAAGAATTATCTAGTATCGGAGTTAAAACCGGAAAGTTCCAATTCTTGGTTGAAAATCCAGATGATATTCAAAAGACTTTAACAGATAATATACAACAAATTACATGGGTTGGAGTAGAGTTAACAGGTACAACCTATCATCTAAAAGTTGTAGAAAAAAATCAGCCTGAGGAAGAAGAGTTAGTAAGTCCAAGACATATTGTGGCACAGAAGGAAGCTGTTATTAAAAAGATGTTCGTTGAACAAGGTCAACCGCTAACAACCTTAAATGAACATGTTTCAAAGGGACAGGTATTGGTATCCGGTTTGATTGGTAAAGAAGATGAACAGAAGAAAGTTGCTGCTAAGGCTGAGATATTCGGGGAAACTTGGTATAAATCTTCAATAACAATTCCATTAAAAACGACTTTTGATGTGTTAACTGGGGAAGCTAAAGTTAAACATTATCTTCAATTTGGTTCATTTAGAATTCCAATATGGGGATTTGGAGCTAGTAAATTTGAATCTTTTGAAGTTGAAGATGATGTTTATCATGTCAAATTTTTAAAGTTTACACTTCCTATTGCCTATGTGAATGAAACATATCGTGAAAAGGAACAGATAAAAAGAGAATATAGTATTGAACAAGCAAAAGAAGCTGCATTAGATAGAGGACGTAAAGATATTGAAGACAAATTGGATGAAGAAGAAAAGGTCATAGGTGAAAAAGTTTTGCACCAATCGAATGAGAATGGTAAAGTTAAGTTGACAGTTCTTTATCAAGCGATAGAAAATATTGTAAAAACCACACCAATTGTTCAGGGAGATTAA
- the deoC gene encoding deoxyribose-phosphate aldolase, which yields MSKIAKMIDHTALKADTTKETVEKLCQEAIEFQFASVCVNPTWVETAAQLLKDSEVKVCTVIGFPLGANTPETKGFETKDAIFKGATEVDMVINIGALKDKNDELVQRDIEAVVEAAKGKALTKVIIETSLLTEEEKVRACELAVKAGADFVKTSTGFSTGGATVEDIALMRKTVGPDIGVKASGGVRDTEGAEALIAAGATRIGASSGVAIVKGEVSTSDY from the coding sequence ATGTCTAAAATTGCAAAAATGATAGATCATACAGCTTTAAAAGCGGATACAACAAAAGAAACAGTAGAAAAGCTTTGTCAGGAAGCAATTGAATTTCAGTTTGCATCTGTTTGTGTAAATCCAACTTGGGTTGAAACAGCGGCCCAGCTTTTGAAAGATTCAGAAGTAAAAGTTTGTACTGTTATAGGTTTCCCACTAGGTGCGAACACTCCTGAGACAAAAGGATTTGAAACGAAGGATGCTATCTTTAAGGGTGCAACAGAAGTTGATATGGTTATAAATATCGGTGCTTTAAAAGATAAAAATGATGAGCTTGTTCAGCGCGATATTGAAGCTGTTGTGGAAGCGGCAAAAGGAAAGGCTCTAACAAAGGTTATTATAGAGACGAGTCTTTTAACTGAAGAAGAAAAGGTGAGAGCTTGTGAACTTGCAGTTAAAGCAGGAGCTGACTTTGTAAAAACATCAACAGGCTTCTCTACTGGCGGAGCTACTGTTGAAGATATTGCATTAATGAGAAAAACAGTAGGTCCTGATATTGGAGTAAAAGCATCAGGCGGGGTTAGAGACACTGAAGGTGCAGAGGCATTAATTGCCGCAGGAGCTACTCGTATTGGAGCAAGTTCCGGTGTTGCAATCGTTAAAGGCGAAGTATCTACATCTGATTATTAA